GAGAGCTTCACCTATACCACAGAGCTCACTGGCATGAAGGAAAACTTTACTACAGAGGTAAAGTAGTATTGGAAAAAGAAGTAGCTGCTACTGAAGAAAACTAAGAGTCGCTTTTCATTGAAAAAGCCTCATTTTAATACAAAAACCGCCCAATTTTGATAAAATTTGGCGGTTTTTTGTTGTTTTTTACGTTTTTTTGGTATCTTTGACCCAAAATCAAATATCAAATTTATGGACATTAAAGACATACAAAATCTTATCAAGTTTGTATCTAAAGCTGAAGTTTCAGAAGTGAAGTACAAGACTAAAGATTTCGAAATCACTATTAAAACTCCATTAGCTGGAAGCGATGCTGTTTATGCACAACCTGCAGTATACCACACTGCTCCACAAGCAGTAGCTGCTCCGGCACCTGTTGCAACTCAGGCTGCTGCACCTGCTGCTGAGAAAGCTGAAGCTGCATCTGATGACAGCAAATATGTAACGATCAAGTCTCCAATGATTGGTACTTTCTATAGAAAACCATCTCCTGATAAAGATGTATTTGTAAATGTAGGTGATGATGTTTCTGTTGGTAAAGTAGTTTGTGTTATTGAGGCAATGAAACTATTCAACCAGATTGAATCTGAAATCAGCGGAAAAATTGTTAAAATTTTAGTTGACGATGCTACTCCTGTAGAGTATGACCAACCTTTATTCTTAGTAGATCCATCTTAAGGAATTTTAGATTAAAGATTATAAATTTTAGATGAATCTTTTTTCATTTAAAATAATTTAAAATTCAAAATTTATAATTTAAAATTTCGGAGAGATGTTCAAAAAAATATTAATAGCCAATCGTGGCGAAATTGCAATGCGTATTTTACGTACTTGTAAAGAAATGGGGATCAAAACTGTTGCGGTATACTCTACTGCTGATAAAGACAGCCTTCACGTAAGATTTGCTGATGAAGCGGTATGTATTGGCCCTGCAATGAGTAAAGACTCCTATCTTAAAATCCCTAACATTATTGCTGCTGCAGAGATTACCAATGCTGACGCCATTCACCCAGGTTACGGATTCTTATCTGAAAATGCTAACTTCTCAAGAATCTGCCAGAAAAACGGTATCAAATTTATCGGTGCTTCTCCTGAGCAGATTGAAAAAATGGGTGATAAAGCTAATGCTAAAGCAACCATGAAAGCTGCAGGTGTACCATGTGTACCTGGTTCTGACGGATTGATCGAATCTTACGAACATGCTGTAAAAGTAGCGGAAGAAACAGGATATCCGGTAATGATCAAAGCAACTGCCGGTGGTGGTGGAAAAGGGATGAGAGCGGTTTGGAAAGCTGAAGACCTTAAAGATCACTGGGAATCTGCTATTCAGGAAGCTGTAGCTGCCTTTGGAAACGGAGGTATGTATATGGAAAAACTGATTGAAGAGCCTAGACACATTGAAATTCAGGTTGCGGGTGACCAATTCGGTAAAGCTTGCCACCTTTCTGAAAGAGACTGTTCTGTACAGAGAAGAAATCAGAAATTAACTGAAGAAACGCCTTCTCCTTTCATGACAGATGAACTTCGTGAGAAAATGGGTGATGCTGCTGTAAAAGCTGCTGAATTCATTGGATATGAAGGGGTGGGAACTATTGAATTTCTTGTAGACAAACACAGAAATTTCTATTTCATGGAAATGAATACAAGAATCCAGGTAGAGCACCCTATTACTGAACAGGTAATTGATTATGACCTGATCAGAGAACAAATTCTTCTTGCTGCAGGAACTCCTATTTCAGGAATCAATTATTACCCTAAATTACATTCAATCGAGTGTAGAATCAACGCAGAAGATCCTTACGCAGACTTCAGACCATCTCCAGGAAAAATCACAGGATTAAATATCCCTGGCGGACACGGAATCAGAGTAGACACTCACGTATATTCCGGATATACAATCCCTTCTAACTACGACTCAATGATTGCTAAGCTTATCACTACGGCTCAAACCCGTGAGGAAGCTATCGCAAAAATGAGACGTGCTCTTGAGGAATTCTATATTGAAGGAGTAAAAACAACTATTCCTTTCCACAGACAACTGATGGATAATGAAGATTATCTTTCCGGGAACTACACCACAAAATTCATGGAGGATTTTGTAATGGACAGAAAATACGATAATCACTAAGATTATTTTAAAATAAAAATGAAACTGCCTCTTTTTGAGGCAGTTTTTGTTTTAGCTGATCAGTTTAAAATTTTCCGTTACAAACCTCAGAGAAGTTACTCCTGTATCTATTCCTGTTCATTCATAAAAATTGATAACCCTACAGAAAATAAAATTTCATCACGATAAAGATATAATACCTATAACCGTCTACGAACAGAGAAAATATTTTCCAATACGACATTATTCCGCCCTAAAATCTCCTTTAATTATACCCCAAAACGTCACTAGGCATTTGTTTATGCATATCATTAATATTGCGTAAATTTGTTGAAAACCAAAATATATGTCAACAGCAGAACAAACAAAAAACTCGCAGTATTTTATTGACCTTGAAGACAAACATGGAGCGCATAATTACCACCCACTTCCAGTAGTTCTGGATCGCGGAGAAGGTGTTTTCGTTTGGGATGTGGAAGGTAAAAGGTACTATGATTTTCTTTCAGCATATTCTGCTGTGAACCAAGGACATTCTCACCCTAAGATTGTAGGAGCATTGGTAGAACAGGCACAAAAGCTGGCTCTAACTTCAAGAGCATTCTACAACTCTAAATTAGGAGAATACGAACAGAAAATAACAACTCTTTTTGGATTTGATAAGGTTTTACCCATGAACTCCGGAGCTGAAGCAGTAGAAACAGCGGTAAAACTAGCCAGAAAATGGAGTTATGAAGTAAAAGGAATTTCGGAAAATGCAGCGAAAATTATCGTTTGCGAAAACAATTTCCACGGAAGAACAACAACCATTGTTTCTTTCTCTAACGATCCGGATGCCAACCAAAATTACGGTCCTTTTACACCAGGATTTATCAAAATTCCTTACAATGATATTGCAGCGCTGGAAGAAGTTCTTAGCAGAGAAGCAGCAAATATTGCAGCATTCCTTGTAGAACCCATTCAAGGGGAAGCCGGAGTATATGTTCCGGATGAAAACTTCCTTAAAAATGCTGCTGAACTATGTAAAAAGTACAACGTTTTATTCATTGCTGATGAAGTTCAGACCGGTATTGCAAGAACAGGAAAACTGATTGCATGTCACCATGAAGATGTACAACCGGATATTTTAATCTTAGGAAAAGCTCTTTCCGGAGGAATGTACCCAGTATCTGCTGTTTTAGCGAATGACAACATCATGAATGTGATCAAACCTGGACAGCACGGATCCACTTTCGGAGGAAACCCTATTGCCTGTGCAGTAGCAGTAGCAGCATTAGACGTAGTAGCAGATGAAAAATTATCTGAAAGAGCTGAAGAATTAGGAAAACTTTTCAGAGCTGAAATTGAAAAGCTGATCGAAAAGACAGGTCTTATTACCAAAGTAAGAGGAAAAGGACTTTTAAATGCTATTCTGATCAATGATACTCCCGAAAGTTCTACTGCATGGAATCTTTGTCTGCAATTGAAAGAAAACGGATTGCTGGCAAAACCTACCCACGGTAACATCATCAGACTGGCACCACCATTGGTAATTACTGAAGAGCAGTTACTGGATTGCGTGAAGATTATTGAAAAGACTATTCTTGAGTATAAATAAATGGCTCTCTCCCTTGCAATCATCACTTATAATGAAGAAGAAAATATCGTAAGACTTCTAGATTCATTAATAGATATAGCTGATGAAATTATCATTGTTGATAGCTTTTCAACAGACAGGACAAAAGAAATCTGCACTCAAAAATATCCGCAGGTACAATTCTTTGAGAAAAAATTTAACGGGTATGGTGAACAAAAAAACCATGCCCTTAATTTATGTTCCCATGAATGGGTCCTGTTTCTGGATGCTGACGAAGTTCCTGATGAAAATCTGAAAAGATCTATACAGAAGATCGTTTCTTCAGCAAGCACAGAATTCAATGTGTATAAGGCACAATTCAACAATCATTTAGGGACTCACCTGATCAAACATGGAGGTTGGGGAAATGTATGCCGTGAAAGGCTGTTCAGAAAAGAATATGCAGCATATTCTCATGATAAAGTTCATGAATTTTTGATGACCTATGAAAAAGTAGGGCTTCTCGAGGGAAAACTGAATCATTATACTTACAAAAGTATTCACCATCATGTCTCGAAAATCAATAAATATTCTGATATGATGGCTGAAAAAATGTTTGAAAGAGGAAAAAAAATCAATAGATTTAAAATCATTGTAAGCCCAATGTTTGAATTTATCAAGGTTTTTATTTTCAAACTGGGTTTTCTGGACGGATTTCCAGGGTATTATATTGCTAAAACGATGTCTTATTACACCTTTTTAAAATATATTAAATTGCGTGAAAAAATAAGACTCCAGGAACTTGAAAAAAATACGGTAAAATAGTATGATTCTGTATATTATTCCTGTTTTATTGGCGGTATTTATCGTCGTATATTTCCGTCTCTATCTGTTTGCTTGTCCGCATAACAGGCTTGTCATTCTTATGTACCATCAGGTTGAAAAAGAAAGCCATGAAGATCTTACAGTCAGTGTAAAGAACCTTGAACAGCAGTTTTCCTATCTAAACCGTAAAAAATATATTCCTCATTTTTTTTCGGAGCTTACCATTTCATCAAAGAAAAATATTATCATTACTTTTGATGACGGGTACAAAAATAACCTTGAATATCTGCCGTCTTTACTGGAAAAGTATGATCTGAAAGCTACTATTTTTATTCCAACCGGATTTATTGAAAAGGGATATAACAATTACTCCATGATGACCTTTGACGAAATCAGAAGTCTGGATAAAAAATATTTTGAGATTGCCCTTCACAGTCATGCCCATGAAAATTTAAAAAACATTTCTATTGATTGTATAGAAAAAGATCTAAAAAAAAATATGGAAATCCTCGATGCCCACAACATCAAGTATTCAAAGGTTTTGGCGTATCCTTATGGAAAATATCCACAAAAAAAAGAAGATAAATTAACTTTTTTTTCTATTTTAAAAAAAATAGGAATTGAATTTGCAGTAAGAATTGGAAATAAAGTAAATTATTACCCTACCCAGCGCCCATACGAGCTGTGTAGAATTGATATAAAAGGCAAAGATTCGATTATAAAATTCAAATTAAAACTTATCTTTGGCAGATTAAAACTATTTTAAAAAACAATTATAAGGAAGTATTCACATACTCCTCTATCAAACAAATCGTTGTGATGAATATAAGTGGTTTAATCATAACATATAATGAAGAAAAAAATATACAGGATATCCTTGAGTCTTTTGATTTTTGTGATGAAATAATAGTAGTGGACTCTTTTAGTACGGATAAAACTGTAGAAATTGCGAAGAAATTCTCCAATGTAAAGGTGATTCAAAATAAATTTGAAGACTTTACAAAGCAAAGAAATCTGGCTCTGAAAGCTGCAACAAACGACTGGGTTTTATTTTTGGATGGTGATGAAAGAATTACACCGGCCCTGAAGCAGGAAATTATCGATGAGCTAAATAAACCCGAGCAAAAGGATGCCTATTATTTTTACAGGAAATTCTTTTTTGCCCAGAAACCGATTCATTTTTCAGGAACTCAGTCTGATAAAAATTTCAGACTATTCAGAAAATCGAAGGCCATATATATGGCAGGAAAAAAGGTACATGAAACTCTGGAGGTTAATGGAACCATTGGAATTTTAAAAAATAAATTACTCCATTACTCCGTTTCAGATTATGAATCTTACAAAAAGAAAATGATTCATTACGGAGTTTTAAAGGGGAAAGAAATGGCTGCTAAAGGAAAAAAGTACAATGTTTTAGTTCAATATCTTAAAACAGCTTTTAAATTCTTTAAAGCCTATATAATGAGACTTGGTATTTTAGACGGAAAAGAAGGCTATCAGTTATCTTATCTGCAGTCTTTAAGTGTCTACGAAACCTATGAATCATTAAAAAAAGAGCAAAATTAGTTGAATGAAGATTTGTATCATTAGTTATGATTTTTGGGATTATGATAAGTATATTGTTGAAACATTATGCAAACGTGGTATTGACGCTCATCATGTAAAGATCAGTACCGTTACTCATTCCAACTTCAATGAAAGAGCTGTAAATGCTTTAAGCAAAACTTTTTTAAACAAGAATCTTAAGACTGAAAAAAGACAGAAATATGTACTGGATTCTCTTGAAAAACTAGGGCATCAGGATCAAATATTAGTGATGAATCCTGATACATTTGATCTTTCTACCCTTAAAAAAATCCGCAAGTATACAGACCGTCTGGTTACCTATCTTTATGATAATCTTGAAAGAGTTCCTGTAGAAGACAAACTGTATCTTTTTGACAAGGTATTTTCCTTTGACTATATTGATGTCAAAAAGCACGGATTTGAAAAATTAACGAATTACATTTACCTTCCGCACTGTTCAAAAGAAATTCAAAAGCCTGAAATGGACCTTTTTTATATCACATCTTATGATAACAGAAGGGTTTCACTAATAAAATTACTGGCTAAGAAACTGATTGAGCAGGGATTAAAATTCCAGATTATGATCATTGGAAAAAAATCCTGGAAGCATCAGCTGACCAATATTTTCATGACAGTACCTAAGAATCTTTTCCTGATTTTCAGTATTAAAAAGATTCCGCATAATGATCTTCCCAAATATTATAAAAACTCAAAAGTTTTACTGGATCTCATGCGGGAAGGACAATATGGACTCAGCTTCAGAGTTTTTGAAGCCATGTCTCTGGAAAAGAAAATTATTACTGATAATGAAGCCATTAAAACCTATGATTTTTACAATCCCAATAATATTTTGATTTTAAACAAAAATATTAGTAATCTTGATAAATCTTTTTTTGAAAGACCTTACGAAAAAATTCCGGAAGAAATCTACTACAGATACACTTTGGATAGTTGGGTGAATAAAGTTTTTGAACTGGATACTAAAAACTAACAAATGGGAATCTTAAAAAAAATAAAAAAGCACTTCGAAAGAAAAGAAAAACTCAAAAACCTTCAGTCTAAGGATATAGTCAACATTAACCAGTATGACACTTCCCAAAAAACAATCCTGTTTGCTTCTAGAGATTTCCCGGCCCATGATAAAGAATCCGGAGCCAACAGACTGAAAGAACTTATATTTATTTACAAAGAATTAGGATATAACTGCATATTATTTGCTCCCCATATTTTTGAAGATAATTCTTATGTGAAATTTTACCAGCAGCACAATGTTATCGTTTATATAGAAAACAATAAGTATAAGAATATTTATGACTTCCTGTCTTCTTTTAAAAAGGTAGATTATGTTTGGTTCAATGGCCCTCTGGCTCTGAATCTTTTTTATAAAAAAATGAAATCCGTTTTACCTTCTGCCAAATTCATTTATGACATGGTAGATATTCATTTTTTAAGGTTTAAAAGAGCGATCGAACTGGAGCCAACCCGTATTTCTTTGAAGAAAAATTACAAACACTTTTTCCGTCTGGAAACTGTTGTTGCCCCACAGCTGGATTATATTATTGCCATCTCTGACAAGGAAAAAGAGATTATGAGCCAGTATGCGGATAAAAATAAGATCATTACCATATCTAATATTCATTATCCTAAAATTGATATTTCTGAAAGAAAAAATTTCAGTGAAAGTAAAGGAATTACCTTTATCGGATCTATCCATGAGCCGAATATTGATGCAGTCAAGTTTTTATATGAAAAAATAATGCCCATTGTCTGGAAAACCAATCCTGAGCTGGAAGTAAGCATTATCGGAAATGTTGCAGAAAAGCTGGATCTTAAACTATATCCTAAGTTTAAATTTTTAGGTTTTGTGGAAAGCATTGAGGAGCATTTTATGAATTCGAAAATTATGGTAGCCCCTTTAAGATTTGGGGCTGGTGTTAAAGGAAAAATCGGACAAGCTTTTGAATACTTTTTCCCAGTGGTTACTACGGATATTGGTGCCGAAGGGATGAAGCTTACCGATAAAAAGAATGTTCTCATTGCTAACGATGAAAATAGTTTTGCAGAAGCAATTATTCAGCTGAATAATAATGAAGAGCTTTGGAATATTTTAAGCAAAAATTCCGTAGACAGTCTGAGAGCATTTTCACCTGAAGAAGTAAAAGAAAAACTTAAAACATTATAAAACATGTCATTAAGCGTAAACTATCACGGTTTTTTTGATGGAAATTTTGGCATTGCAGAGGCCACAAGGCTTAATGCTGCTGCCATGGAAAATGCAGGGATTAAAGTAAACCGCATCAGCTATTCAAGTGATACTCTTGAAAAATCTAAAAGCGACACACCATCAGATGCCTTAATTAATATTTTTCACATTAACAGTAATGTGACTCACGAATTTTTCTCAAAAAATCAGGATATCAATCTTGCAGGTCATTACAACATTGTATATTGGGCCTGGGAATTTCCCGAAGTTTCGGATAAAACGGTTGAGTTTCTGAATATTTTTGATGAATTATGGGTTCCTAGTGACTTTTGTGTCAATATTTTCACAAAATATACGGGAATTCCTGTGATGAGATTTTCTCATCCTATTCAAAAGCTGGCTCCTTCTGATGAATTTAATTTTGAAGA
This region of Chryseobacterium culicis genomic DNA includes:
- the rpmF gene encoding 50S ribosomal protein L32, whose product is MAHPKRRQSSTRRDKRRTHYKAVVPQLAKDATTGELHLYHRAHWHEGKLYYRGKVVLEKEVAATEEN
- the accB gene encoding acetyl-CoA carboxylase biotin carboxyl carrier protein — protein: MDIKDIQNLIKFVSKAEVSEVKYKTKDFEITIKTPLAGSDAVYAQPAVYHTAPQAVAAPAPVATQAAAPAAEKAEAASDDSKYVTIKSPMIGTFYRKPSPDKDVFVNVGDDVSVGKVVCVIEAMKLFNQIESEISGKIVKILVDDATPVEYDQPLFLVDPS
- the accC gene encoding acetyl-CoA carboxylase biotin carboxylase subunit — its product is MFKKILIANRGEIAMRILRTCKEMGIKTVAVYSTADKDSLHVRFADEAVCIGPAMSKDSYLKIPNIIAAAEITNADAIHPGYGFLSENANFSRICQKNGIKFIGASPEQIEKMGDKANAKATMKAAGVPCVPGSDGLIESYEHAVKVAEETGYPVMIKATAGGGGKGMRAVWKAEDLKDHWESAIQEAVAAFGNGGMYMEKLIEEPRHIEIQVAGDQFGKACHLSERDCSVQRRNQKLTEETPSPFMTDELREKMGDAAVKAAEFIGYEGVGTIEFLVDKHRNFYFMEMNTRIQVEHPITEQVIDYDLIREQILLAAGTPISGINYYPKLHSIECRINAEDPYADFRPSPGKITGLNIPGGHGIRVDTHVYSGYTIPSNYDSMIAKLITTAQTREEAIAKMRRALEEFYIEGVKTTIPFHRQLMDNEDYLSGNYTTKFMEDFVMDRKYDNH
- the rocD gene encoding ornithine--oxo-acid transaminase, whose amino-acid sequence is MSTAEQTKNSQYFIDLEDKHGAHNYHPLPVVLDRGEGVFVWDVEGKRYYDFLSAYSAVNQGHSHPKIVGALVEQAQKLALTSRAFYNSKLGEYEQKITTLFGFDKVLPMNSGAEAVETAVKLARKWSYEVKGISENAAKIIVCENNFHGRTTTIVSFSNDPDANQNYGPFTPGFIKIPYNDIAALEEVLSREAANIAAFLVEPIQGEAGVYVPDENFLKNAAELCKKYNVLFIADEVQTGIARTGKLIACHHEDVQPDILILGKALSGGMYPVSAVLANDNIMNVIKPGQHGSTFGGNPIACAVAVAALDVVADEKLSERAEELGKLFRAEIEKLIEKTGLITKVRGKGLLNAILINDTPESSTAWNLCLQLKENGLLAKPTHGNIIRLAPPLVITEEQLLDCVKIIEKTILEYK
- a CDS encoding glycosyltransferase family 2 protein yields the protein MALSLAIITYNEEENIVRLLDSLIDIADEIIIVDSFSTDRTKEICTQKYPQVQFFEKKFNGYGEQKNHALNLCSHEWVLFLDADEVPDENLKRSIQKIVSSASTEFNVYKAQFNNHLGTHLIKHGGWGNVCRERLFRKEYAAYSHDKVHEFLMTYEKVGLLEGKLNHYTYKSIHHHVSKINKYSDMMAEKMFERGKKINRFKIIVSPMFEFIKVFIFKLGFLDGFPGYYIAKTMSYYTFLKYIKLREKIRLQELEKNTVK
- a CDS encoding polysaccharide deacetylase family protein; amino-acid sequence: MILYIIPVLLAVFIVVYFRLYLFACPHNRLVILMYHQVEKESHEDLTVSVKNLEQQFSYLNRKKYIPHFFSELTISSKKNIIITFDDGYKNNLEYLPSLLEKYDLKATIFIPTGFIEKGYNNYSMMTFDEIRSLDKKYFEIALHSHAHENLKNISIDCIEKDLKKNMEILDAHNIKYSKVLAYPYGKYPQKKEDKLTFFSILKKIGIEFAVRIGNKVNYYPTQRPYELCRIDIKGKDSIIKFKLKLIFGRLKLF
- a CDS encoding glycosyltransferase family 2 protein; the encoded protein is MNISGLIITYNEEKNIQDILESFDFCDEIIVVDSFSTDKTVEIAKKFSNVKVIQNKFEDFTKQRNLALKAATNDWVLFLDGDERITPALKQEIIDELNKPEQKDAYYFYRKFFFAQKPIHFSGTQSDKNFRLFRKSKAIYMAGKKVHETLEVNGTIGILKNKLLHYSVSDYESYKKKMIHYGVLKGKEMAAKGKKYNVLVQYLKTAFKFFKAYIMRLGILDGKEGYQLSYLQSLSVYETYESLKKEQN
- a CDS encoding glycosyltransferase — translated: MGILKKIKKHFERKEKLKNLQSKDIVNINQYDTSQKTILFASRDFPAHDKESGANRLKELIFIYKELGYNCILFAPHIFEDNSYVKFYQQHNVIVYIENNKYKNIYDFLSSFKKVDYVWFNGPLALNLFYKKMKSVLPSAKFIYDMVDIHFLRFKRAIELEPTRISLKKNYKHFFRLETVVAPQLDYIIAISDKEKEIMSQYADKNKIITISNIHYPKIDISERKNFSESKGITFIGSIHEPNIDAVKFLYEKIMPIVWKTNPELEVSIIGNVAEKLDLKLYPKFKFLGFVESIEEHFMNSKIMVAPLRFGAGVKGKIGQAFEYFFPVVTTDIGAEGMKLTDKKNVLIANDENSFAEAIIQLNNNEELWNILSKNSVDSLRAFSPEEVKEKLKTL